From the genome of Muricauda sp. SCSIO 64092, one region includes:
- a CDS encoding DUF6134 family protein: MKSHSSLTIVTQTYRRKLLLLVLICAPQFFGFGQTLEYDVFVNGRPSGQATVTKTSLSDQEVKIELKSSLKVQLLVSIHIAFEGYAICKDRVLQKSEVTVRNNGHLHSKTTTLLENDVYRIIRNKKTKPFTQGNISFTGYDLYYTVPIGKSTVYSLSNGTMDSIEKTDLTSFQLIDAKNRKSLYRYNDKGIAEYIKIPQKPYDIEFKLNNN; encoded by the coding sequence ATGAAGTCCCACTCAAGTCTTACTATCGTAACTCAAACCTATAGGAGAAAGCTATTGCTTTTGGTATTGATTTGCGCTCCACAATTTTTCGGCTTTGGCCAGACCCTGGAATACGATGTTTTTGTCAATGGACGTCCTTCGGGACAGGCCACGGTTACGAAAACCTCACTATCCGATCAGGAGGTTAAGATCGAATTGAAATCTTCATTGAAAGTACAACTTTTAGTGTCCATACATATTGCGTTTGAAGGTTATGCCATATGTAAAGACCGTGTGTTGCAGAAAAGTGAAGTGACCGTTCGTAACAATGGACATCTACACTCAAAAACTACAACCTTACTTGAAAATGATGTTTACCGCATTATTAGAAATAAAAAAACCAAACCGTTTACGCAAGGGAACATCAGTTTTACGGGCTATGACCTGTACTACACGGTTCCTATCGGCAAGTCTACGGTATATTCCCTTAGCAATGGTACAATGGACAGCATTGAAAAAACCGATTTGACCTCATTTCAATTGATAGATGCAAAAAACCGCAAAAGCCTATATCGATACAACGATAAGGGTATTGCCGAATACATCAAGATACCACAGAAACCATATGATATTGAATTTAAACTAAACAATAACTGA
- a CDS encoding C10 family peptidase, with protein sequence MCLFISCTQQDNESDISVFGENNLPEEQDTNFIGSSEIENIANDIFVTEKTIFSKDGMKKNIVDIEPIGTNEEKPSYYIINYEDGGFLIMSGDKRALPVLAFSDENNFDLDAESFPGLLIDWLESQDSYIKKIREETTNDSIISVPEEEWNIENIENFIASKANNKNASVLGKTNCSSATLDFQYGPLLSTNWGQGAGYNNSAPDYGCTDYINGRTPTGCVATAMSQIMRYYEYPSSYNWSIMPNNIGSDETSRLMRDAGDSVGMNWGCSGSGAQTSNVPNALKSTFGYSSANYTDFSIPYTKTELSLGYPVILRGGERVTKWLIFNVYDNGHAWVCDGIREYTVPVRIQAGRWGYITTCQNAWTYHMNWGWSGSHNGWYSSGWQVGNDSFSYEAGMVYNIRS encoded by the coding sequence ATGTGCCTTTTCATTTCATGTACCCAACAGGATAATGAAAGTGACATATCCGTTTTTGGCGAGAACAATTTACCCGAAGAACAGGACACCAATTTTATTGGTTCATCAGAAATCGAGAATATTGCGAATGACATATTCGTTACCGAAAAAACCATTTTTTCCAAAGATGGTATGAAAAAAAATATTGTTGATATAGAACCTATTGGTACTAATGAAGAAAAGCCATCTTATTACATTATAAATTATGAGGATGGAGGTTTTTTAATAATGTCCGGAGATAAGAGGGCACTTCCTGTTTTGGCATTTTCAGATGAAAACAATTTTGATCTCGATGCCGAAAGTTTTCCCGGATTATTGATTGATTGGCTAGAATCACAGGATAGCTATATCAAAAAAATTCGGGAAGAAACTACAAACGATAGCATAATTTCTGTTCCAGAAGAGGAGTGGAATATCGAGAACATCGAGAACTTCATTGCTTCCAAAGCAAATAATAAGAACGCATCTGTTTTAGGTAAGACTAATTGCAGCAGCGCCACTCTCGATTTTCAATACGGCCCACTGCTTTCTACAAATTGGGGACAAGGTGCTGGATATAATAACTCGGCCCCAGATTATGGTTGCACAGATTATATAAATGGAAGAACACCTACTGGTTGTGTTGCTACTGCTATGTCGCAGATTATGAGATACTATGAATACCCGTCGAGCTACAACTGGTCTATAATGCCAAATAATATCGGGTCGGATGAAACATCACGGCTTATGAGGGATGCAGGTGATTCTGTTGGTATGAATTGGGGTTGTAGTGGTTCTGGCGCACAGACCAGTAACGTACCAAATGCCCTAAAGTCAACATTTGGTTATAGTTCTGCAAACTATACGGACTTCAGTATCCCATATACAAAAACCGAGTTGAGTCTAGGATATCCGGTAATTTTGCGAGGTGGTGAAAGAGTAACCAAATGGCTCATTTTTAACGTATATGATAATGGACATGCCTGGGTATGTGACGGAATCAGGGAATATACAGTTCCTGTTCGTATTCAAGCAGGTCGTTGGGGCTATATAACGACTTGCCAGAATGCTTGGACGTACCATATGAACTGGGGTTGGAGCGGTTCGCATAACGGCTGGTACTCTAGTGGATGGCAAGTTGGTAATGATTCGTTCAGTTATGAGGCCGGAATGGTGTACAATATTAGAAGTTAA
- a CDS encoding DUF1772 domain-containing protein: MEIKIELIVLLIGILFTGLTAGLCFTWFNAVTPGIGRLDDLSFLKAFQAMNRAIINRTFLIVFFGPALLLFINAYLFKNDGIGFWLFLVVALLFFFGLGLVTIFGNVPLNEILDTSNLEALSTVELKSLRTRFEDPWNQWHTIRTISTFVSFILLLVGFIYTK; this comes from the coding sequence ATGGAAATCAAAATTGAATTGATCGTCTTACTGATCGGAATCCTATTTACCGGATTAACCGCTGGCTTATGTTTTACATGGTTTAATGCGGTAACCCCAGGAATAGGTCGTTTGGATGATCTGAGCTTCTTAAAAGCTTTTCAAGCGATGAACAGGGCAATTATCAATAGAACCTTCTTGATCGTGTTCTTTGGTCCAGCTCTATTGCTCTTCATAAACGCTTATTTATTCAAGAATGATGGTATTGGTTTTTGGCTTTTTCTTGTCGTTGCTTTGCTCTTCTTTTTTGGGTTGGGATTGGTAACCATCTTTGGAAACGTGCCCTTAAACGAAATACTTGATACATCCAATCTGGAAGCATTGAGTACCGTTGAATTGAAATCACTCCGTACCCGGTTTGAAGACCCATGGAATCAATGGCATACGATACGAACCATCAGTACATTCGTATCCTTCATTTTATTATTGGTGGGATTTATATACACAAAATAA
- a CDS encoding NmrA family NAD(P)-binding protein, producing the protein MKTENILIIGGTGKTGRLVAENLKQMGHNVRVVGRKTNPSFDWDNPETYDAALEHMDRAYVVYYPDLAVPGARDAIGTLTEKALKAGLDKMVLLSGKGETEAEACEEIVANSGLNYTTVRASWFNQNFNEGAFKDYVLAGHMALPMPEARIPYTDTKDIADVVTKVLLDDGFNGEIVTVTGPKKLTFDEVADIISGKLGRKIQYQPISMEEFKAGLREVGLPEPVIWLLGYLFTEVLGHSENQTISNDVERILGRKPITFEEYVEATVASGVWNKEVSQTF; encoded by the coding sequence ATGAAAACAGAAAACATTTTAATCATTGGAGGAACTGGCAAAACCGGTCGTCTGGTAGCAGAAAACCTAAAGCAAATGGGGCACAATGTAAGGGTTGTGGGTAGAAAAACGAATCCGTCCTTTGATTGGGACAACCCAGAGACCTATGACGCCGCGTTGGAGCATATGGATAGGGCTTATGTTGTGTACTATCCTGATTTGGCTGTACCGGGAGCCAGGGATGCTATTGGAACCCTTACCGAAAAAGCGTTAAAAGCGGGATTGGATAAAATGGTATTGCTCTCAGGAAAGGGGGAAACCGAAGCTGAAGCCTGCGAGGAAATCGTCGCCAATTCTGGATTGAATTACACCACGGTAAGGGCATCTTGGTTCAATCAGAACTTTAATGAGGGGGCATTTAAAGACTACGTATTGGCTGGTCATATGGCCTTGCCCATGCCAGAAGCGAGAATTCCTTATACGGATACCAAAGACATCGCTGATGTGGTCACAAAAGTTCTTCTGGATGATGGATTCAATGGTGAAATTGTTACCGTGACAGGCCCTAAGAAATTGACCTTCGATGAGGTTGCCGATATCATTAGCGGAAAGTTGGGTAGAAAAATTCAGTATCAACCGATTTCAATGGAAGAGTTTAAGGCCGGACTTAGGGAAGTAGGCCTTCCGGAACCGGTTATTTGGTTATTGGGCTATCTATTCACCGAGGTACTGGGACATTCTGAAAATCAGACGATATCAAACGATGTGGAAAGAATACTTGGTCGTAAACCGATTACATTTGAGGAATATGTGGAGGCTACCGTAGCCTCAGGAGTTTGGAACAAAGAGGTATCCCAAACCTTTTAA
- a CDS encoding amino acid permease, translating to MKLKKELGLFDVFAVSTGAIFSSGFFLLPGLAAQYTGPSVILAYLLAGVLIMPSMFSVAEISTALPRSGGAYFFLDRSLGPMMGTIGGIGTYIALLLKTAFALVGIGAYGALFWAIPIKETAVVFAVVFAILNIFGARKSSGIQKIFVIGLLLVLGAFIVDGFWNIFSGNPSIGFDTDSYHPFFTKGLDGLVFTTGFVFVSYLGLTQIASVAEEIKNPERNIPLGMGLSLLVTGLIYVLGVFVMVSVIGNEALSGDLSPAATAVEQLFNWLPAKTGLYIIVVAALFAFASTGNAGMLATSRYPLAMGRDRLFSEKFSKISRWGTPIPAILLTAGLIVLFILVLTEEGIVKLASTFQLFIFMAINFSVIVFRNSKIASYDPGYHSPLYPWMQLFGIVSSLALMFYMGWGALAFTLTTILLAYLWYLFFVRSKVKREGAIYHWFALLGKHRHDELENEFMMILREKGLRQDDVLNQTIVRSQIHRVKKAMFEDLVQDVANSMAVELNTDRNALKEEFLRTTPIDPALVIPEVSLLYAKKPDIAHPVLHMALCVEGIEKPFEEKGTSGTEKIKIFFFLVNDANDPKQQLRMLASLLNIVERDHFTKDIFSLKSSKEVIEFLLHDKRFISFALSKNNPTNSLIDKRLMEVSLPQDVLVIFVDRENTSFAPKGNTVLREHDVVTIVGEPKSINTLYDRFILSR from the coding sequence ATGAAGCTAAAAAAGGAATTGGGATTGTTCGATGTTTTTGCGGTGAGCACGGGGGCCATATTCAGCTCGGGCTTTTTTCTGTTACCCGGATTGGCCGCCCAATACACAGGTCCATCAGTAATCTTGGCTTACTTGCTGGCCGGTGTCCTTATTATGCCATCCATGTTCAGTGTGGCCGAGATCTCAACCGCCCTACCCCGGTCAGGGGGCGCTTATTTCTTTCTTGACCGAAGCTTGGGCCCCATGATGGGAACCATTGGCGGTATTGGTACGTACATCGCCCTTCTTTTAAAAACGGCTTTTGCCCTTGTTGGTATTGGTGCCTATGGTGCCCTATTTTGGGCTATCCCTATTAAGGAGACCGCTGTGGTCTTTGCCGTGGTTTTTGCCATCCTGAACATTTTTGGGGCCCGAAAGTCCTCCGGTATCCAAAAAATATTCGTCATTGGGCTGTTGCTGGTATTGGGCGCATTTATTGTCGATGGCTTTTGGAATATTTTTTCTGGAAACCCTTCCATCGGTTTTGATACGGATTCGTATCATCCTTTTTTTACCAAGGGACTTGATGGTCTTGTTTTTACGACTGGTTTTGTTTTTGTCTCCTATTTGGGACTCACGCAAATAGCCAGTGTTGCCGAAGAAATCAAAAACCCGGAACGGAACATCCCATTGGGAATGGGATTGTCCTTGTTGGTCACCGGACTGATTTATGTGCTCGGGGTCTTTGTGATGGTCAGTGTAATCGGTAATGAAGCGCTTTCCGGAGATCTTTCGCCCGCAGCTACCGCGGTGGAACAATTGTTCAATTGGTTGCCTGCCAAAACGGGGCTGTACATTATTGTCGTCGCCGCTTTATTTGCTTTTGCTTCGACCGGAAATGCAGGGATGCTCGCCACATCACGCTATCCACTGGCCATGGGAAGGGATAGGTTGTTTTCAGAAAAATTCAGCAAGATCAGTCGTTGGGGGACCCCTATTCCTGCTATTCTGCTTACAGCGGGATTGATCGTCCTCTTTATTTTGGTGCTTACCGAAGAGGGCATTGTAAAATTGGCGAGTACTTTTCAGCTGTTCATATTCATGGCCATAAACTTTTCGGTCATTGTTTTCCGAAACAGCAAAATAGCCTCTTATGACCCCGGTTATCATTCACCGCTATATCCCTGGATGCAGTTATTCGGTATTGTTTCCTCACTCGCCCTCATGTTTTATATGGGATGGGGTGCCCTGGCATTCACCTTGACCACCATCCTTCTTGCCTATTTGTGGTATCTATTTTTCGTACGCTCAAAAGTAAAAAGGGAAGGGGCCATATATCACTGGTTTGCCTTGTTGGGCAAACATCGGCATGACGAACTGGAAAATGAATTTATGATGATTTTACGGGAGAAAGGGCTACGCCAGGATGATGTGCTCAACCAGACCATCGTTCGCTCGCAAATACATAGGGTCAAGAAGGCAATGTTTGAGGATTTAGTGCAGGACGTGGCAAATTCCATGGCTGTGGAATTGAATACCGACAGGAATGCCTTAAAGGAGGAATTCCTAAGAACAACACCCATAGATCCTGCCTTGGTCATTCCCGAGGTTTCCCTGCTTTATGCGAAAAAACCGGATATCGCCCACCCCGTGCTCCATATGGCATTGTGTGTGGAGGGTATTGAAAAGCCATTTGAAGAAAAAGGGACTTCGGGCACGGAGAAAATAAAGATATTCTTCTTCCTCGTAAACGATGCGAACGACCCAAAACAACAGCTCCGCATGCTGGCAAGCCTATTGAACATTGTGGAACGCGACCACTTTACCAAAGACATCTTTTCGTTGAAATCTTCAAAGGAAGTCATCGAATTTCTTTTGCACGACAAGCGATTTATATCTTTTGCCCTGTCCAAAAATAATCCCACCAATTCACTCATTGACAAAAGACTCATGGAAGTTAGTCTGCCCCAGGATGTTCTGGTAATTTTTGTTGATAGGGAAAACACCTCATTCGCCCCTAAGGGCAATACCGTGCTACGAGAGCATGATGTGGTCACCATTGTTGGGGAACCTAAATCCATCAATACATTGTATGACCGGTTTATCCTGTCAAGATGA